CCAGAACAGGTGCTTCCTGTACCACCTGATCGGCAACGGCACCGGTGAGTGGCGCGTACCCGTCGGTGGCATGGGAGCCGTCACCGACGCACTGGCAGCCGCTGCACGACGTGCTGGTGCTGCCCTGGTCACCAACGCGTCAGTCACCTCGGTAGAGGTCGACGGCGTACGCGGATCGGTCACCTGGCTCGGCGGTGACGGCGAGCGGTCCGTCGACTGCTCCTGGGTACTCTCCAACGTCGCTCCGTCGACCCTGGCCGAGCTGCGCGGCCAGACCGGCGTCGAGAAGCCAGAGGGGTCCCAGCTCAAGATCAATCTGCTGCTCCGGCACCTACCGGCGCTCAAGTCCGGTGACGACCCGGCGCGCGCCTTCGCCGGTACGTTCCACATCGACGAGGACTACCCACAGCTCGAGTCGGCGTACCAGTCCGCTCTGGCAGGCCGGCTGCCGGCCGTACCCCCGTCCGAGGTGTACTGCCACTCGCTGACCGACCCGTCCATCCTCTCCCCCGAGCTGATTGCCTCCGGCCATCACACCCTGACCGTCTTCGGCGTCCACTTCCCGGCCCGTTTGTTTGCCTCCGACAACGACTCCGTCCGCGCCGAGGCCACCCGCCGGGTGCTGGCCGGCCTCGAGTCGTACCTGGCCGAGCCGCTCGACGCGTGCATCGCCCGCGACGCCGACGGCAACCCGTGCATCGAGGCGAAGACCCCGTACGACATCGAGGAATCCGTCGGCATGCCCGGCGGCCACATCTTCCACGGCGACCTCCAATGGCCCTGGGCCACCACCCCCGCCGACGCCGGCCGCTGGGGCACCGAAACCGACACCGCCAACCTCCTCCGCTGCGGCTCCGGCGCCCACCGAGGCGGCGCCGTCTCCGGCCTCGGCGGCCACAACGCCGCCAT
The genomic region above belongs to Kribbella solani and contains:
- a CDS encoding phytoene desaturase family protein, giving the protein MKDFYDVVIVGGGHNGLVAATYLAQSGLSTLILEQRAHTGGAAVSERVFPGVDARLSRYSYLVSLLPDKIVADLGLALELRSRSVASYTPVRRSGRDLGLMVERPEGAATRESFRALTGSDTEYEAWTDFYGAVGTLAAAVAPTLLEPLQPAAELRSRVGNALWEDLVERPLGETIERRFADDTVRGVVATDSVIGTFAGLHDDSLIQNRCFLYHLIGNGTGEWRVPVGGMGAVTDALAAAARRAGAALVTNASVTSVEVDGVRGSVTWLGGDGERSVDCSWVLSNVAPSTLAELRGQTGVEKPEGSQLKINLLLRHLPALKSGDDPARAFAGTFHIDEDYPQLESAYQSALAGRLPAVPPSEVYCHSLTDPSILSPELIASGHHTLTVFGVHFPARLFASDNDSVRAEATRRVLAGLESYLAEPLDACIARDADGNPCIEAKTPYDIEESVGMPGGHIFHGDLQWPWATTPADAGRWGTETDTANLLRCGSGAHRGGAVSGLGGHNAAMTILTR